In the genome of Streptomyces sp. NBC_00190, one region contains:
- a CDS encoding type I polyketide synthase, whose amino-acid sequence MSTSVEQVVAALRKSLTDNERLREENARLTAASNDPIAIVAMACRYPGGAGTPEDLWRLVADGTDAVSGFPADRGWDPGVYDPEPGVPGKSYARDGAFLYEAAEFDPAFFGISPREALTMDPQQRLLLEISWEAIERAGVDPATLKGSRTGVYAGVMYHDYADGSAGSFVSGRTAYTLGLEGPAVTVDTACSSSLVALHMAAQALRSGECSLALAGGVTVMSTPDMLVYFSGQRGLAPDGRCKPFAAAADGTGWGEGAGVLLLERLSDARRNGHPVLALVSGSAVNQDGASSAMTVPNGPAQQRVIRQALADAGISAAEVDAVEAHGTGTRLGDPIEAQALLATYGRGRSPERPLWLGSVKSNFGHTQAAAGVAGIIKMVMAMRHAVLPRTLHVDAPSDQVDWSAGNVELLTEAREWQAGGRPRRAGISSFGLSGTNAHVIVEQAPAAEPASEEVTAGSLPPVVPWPVSAKTAQALADQATGLLGRVGDAGLRPVDVGHSLAASRTLFEHRAVVVGDPERGLAALAAGEEHPGVVTGEARTGGRTAFLFTGQGAQRLGMGRELYASFPVFAEAFDAVCAEVDPHLGRSLCEVVWGEDPEALNATAITQPALFALEVALFRLVEAWGVKPDVVAGHSIGELAAAHAVGVLSLADAARLVVARGRLMQALPAGGAMLAVQATEDEVLPLLGDGVGIAAVNGPESVVVSGVEAAVLAVGEHFTAAGRKTSRLSVSHAFHSSLMGPMLDEFRAVAGQLTYAEPRIAVVSTVTGEPSQAWRSPEYWVGQVREAVRFADAVRTLEQQGVTRFLEIGPDGILTGLAQQSAASEKAVLVPALRRSRPEPEALVAALAQLHVDGVRVDWQAYYAGTGAQRVDLPTYPFQRTRFWIDAVRSATAHAHPLLGAVVTLADSGGAVLTGRLAVAAQPWLADHVVRDAILFPGSGFVELAIRAGDHAGCDVLEELALHAPLVLPEGGAVAVQVVVGAADGTGRRTVGVYARDESLPDSDWILHAEGVLAEGADTPAFDLATAWPPPGAVPLPLDGAYEALSARGLAYGPAFQGLTAAWRLDGAVYAEVTLGQDVEAHAYGLHPALLDASMHAALVDGADGDDGATVLPFVWKDVRLFAAGTSAARVRISRPTPQSLSLEIADAGGAPVAAVGGVVGRAVEESGTGGPAADPLYRVVWQPAAEAASPGEWTRWEDVPAEGPVGDTVVLECAVTGEDVPSAVHALTGRVLEVLQTWLADQRFAASTLVVVTRGAVAVGDGDPVDVRQAPVWGLVRAAQAENPGRFVLLDTQDGAEGSGLLRAQGEPESAVRDGRVLVPRLVRVAAAAGPETVWDPDGTVLITGGTGGLGALVAGHLAAERGVRHLLLAGRRGADAPGVTELVAGLEELGASVSVAACDVSDRDALAALLAGVDPAHPLRGVVHAAGVLDDAMITSLTAERVTGVLAPKADAAWHLHELTEGLGLTAFVLFSSIAGTLGSTGQGNYAAANAFLDALAAHRRSGGLAAVSMAFGLWDTAGGMGTRLGAAELERMRQAGTPAIPADSGLALFDAALRSGAAATVPVRLDLGVLRAHADGIPALLLGLVRTPGRRTTRTGSGSPALRGRLAGLSGADRAAAVLDLVRTTVATVLGHASGDAIEPGRAFDELGFDSLTAVELRNRLDSATGLRLPATLIFDYPTAEAAATYVRELLDGTPDAGSAQGAAVAVRATDDDPIVIVGMACRYPGGVTTPDGLWRLVADGVDAIAPLPDDRGWDPGVYDPEPGVPGKSYARDGGFLYDAAEFDPAFFGISPREALTMDPQQRLLLEISWEAIERAGVDPGVLKGSRTGVYAGVMYHDYAGGTAGSLVSGRVAYTLGLEGPAVTVDTACSSSLVALHMAAQALRSGECSLALAGGVTVMSTPDMLVYFSEQRGLSMDGRCKSFGAGADGTGWGEGAGMLLLERLSDARRNGHPVLATVRGSALNQDGASNGLTAPNGPAQQRVIRQALADAGLSAAEVDAVEAHGTGTRLGDPIEAQALLATYGQGRAEGQPLWLGSVKSNFGHTQAAAGVAGIIKMVMAMRHGVLPPTLHAEERSDQIDWSAGDVELLTEAREWDATDRPRRAAVSSFGLSGTNAHVIVEEAPREAVAEAAGEPGAGLPVVPWVLSAKSAKALAGQAERLLAVADAYRPEDIGHALATSRGAMEHRAVIVGDDRPGALAALAAGQQYPGVVSGAVAKGRTAFLFTGQGAQWLGMGRELYVSFPVFAEAFDAVCAEVDGHLGCSLREVVWGGDAEALNATAITQPALFALEVALFRLVEAWGVKPDVVAGHSIGELAAAHVAGVLSLADAAQLVVARGRLMQALPAGGAMLAVQATEAEVLPLLSDGVGVAAVNGPQSVVVSGVEAGVLAVGEHFSAAGRKTSRLSVSHAFHSALMDPMLDEFRSVADGLSFAEPRIPVVSTVSGELSEAWQSPEYWVGQVREAVRFADAVLALEQQGVTRFLEIGPDGILTGLAAQSLDDAVLVAAVRKNRSEPETLVAAVAQLHVHGVAVDWEAFHAGTGARRVDLPTYAFQRTRYWMTAPSAAGGTADAGQVAIDHPVLRAAVELPDDGGAVLTGRLSASSHGWIADHEVLGSVLLPGTGFVELAVRAGDQVGCGLLEELTLQAPLILPDRGGIAVQVVVGPADGTGRRTVAVHSRADDQPDLPWTRHAEGVLSSPPADAGEALTNWPPTGAEALPVSAAYPDLAAVGYHYGPTFQGLKAAWRLGDALYAEVALPERAHEDAARFGLHPALLDAAMHVGLLGIPGREGGGQTLLPFAWNGVALHAPGAKALRVRITPVAQQDGLSLTVADEHGNPVLSVESLLSRPVSPEQLTAGTGNALLHVEWQPAPPPAPAAAPEAVVLDCAEVPATADVLADVRTHAQRVLTAVQEWLADDRAEGAVLAVVTRGAVAVGDGEAVDVRQAPVWGLVRAAQAENPGRFVLVDTDGSVDLGAALSQGEPESAVRAGGLLVPRLSRLTADADDTGPAWDSTGTVLITGGTGGLGALVARHLVAEHGVRHLLLAGRRGADAPGVGELVADLTGAGARVAVAACDVADREALAALLDGVDPAAPLSGVVHVAGVADNGVVGALTPERMDAVLRPKADAAWHLHELTRGLDLSAFVMFSSAGGLVLAAGQGNYAAANVFLDALAAHRRAEGLAATAMAFGLWDVSTGMAAHLTEADLERMRRAGTPALSEEEALALFDASLASGRPVTVPLQVDTAALRTRSDELPALLRGLVPATRKRAAAGPASTGGAPLADRIAGHDEEERNRIILDVVRGHAAAVLGHASGDAIEPDRAFGELGFDSLGSVELRNQLNAASGLRLPATLIFDYPSAAEVAAYIAERLVPAVPASGVESDLERLESLLMTAAPPAGPGRARLAERLRELAGRLDGPLMDAQGYATPEIPDRGQEDLNEVTADELFDILDNELGTPATP is encoded by the coding sequence GTGAGCACATCGGTGGAACAGGTCGTAGCAGCGCTGCGCAAGTCACTCACGGACAACGAGCGGCTGCGCGAGGAGAACGCCCGGCTCACCGCCGCGAGCAACGACCCGATCGCGATCGTGGCCATGGCCTGCCGCTACCCGGGCGGGGCCGGCACGCCGGAGGACCTGTGGCGGCTCGTCGCCGACGGAACGGACGCGGTGTCCGGCTTCCCGGCCGACCGGGGCTGGGATCCGGGCGTCTACGACCCGGAGCCCGGGGTGCCGGGCAAGTCGTACGCCCGCGACGGCGCGTTCCTGTACGAGGCGGCCGAGTTCGACCCGGCGTTCTTCGGGATCAGCCCGCGCGAGGCCCTGACCATGGATCCCCAGCAGCGGCTGCTGCTGGAGATCTCCTGGGAGGCCATCGAGCGGGCCGGGGTCGACCCGGCCACGCTGAAGGGCAGCCGGACCGGTGTGTACGCCGGGGTGATGTACCACGACTACGCGGACGGCAGCGCGGGCAGCTTCGTCTCCGGCCGCACCGCGTACACGCTCGGCCTCGAAGGTCCGGCGGTCACCGTGGACACGGCGTGCTCGTCCTCCCTGGTGGCCCTGCACATGGCGGCGCAGGCGCTGAGGTCGGGGGAGTGCTCCCTGGCACTGGCGGGCGGTGTGACCGTGATGTCCACGCCCGACATGCTCGTGTACTTCAGCGGGCAGCGGGGGCTCGCGCCCGACGGCCGCTGCAAGCCGTTCGCTGCGGCCGCGGACGGCACGGGCTGGGGCGAGGGCGCGGGCGTCCTGCTGCTGGAGCGGCTCTCCGACGCCCGGCGCAACGGGCACCCGGTGCTCGCGCTGGTCAGCGGCTCAGCCGTCAACCAGGACGGCGCGTCCAGCGCCATGACCGTCCCCAACGGTCCGGCGCAGCAGCGGGTCATCCGCCAGGCCCTGGCGGACGCCGGGATATCGGCGGCCGAGGTCGACGCGGTCGAGGCCCACGGCACCGGAACCCGGCTGGGCGACCCCATCGAAGCGCAGGCGCTGCTGGCCACGTACGGGCGGGGGCGTTCTCCGGAGCGGCCGTTGTGGCTGGGCTCCGTCAAGTCCAACTTCGGTCACACGCAGGCCGCGGCGGGTGTCGCGGGCATCATCAAGATGGTCATGGCGATGCGGCACGCAGTGCTGCCGCGGACCCTGCACGTGGACGCGCCCTCGGACCAGGTCGACTGGTCGGCGGGGAACGTGGAACTGCTCACCGAGGCCCGGGAATGGCAGGCCGGGGGCCGGCCGCGGCGCGCGGGGATCTCCTCGTTCGGGCTGAGCGGTACCAACGCGCACGTGATCGTGGAGCAGGCGCCGGCCGCGGAGCCGGCGTCCGAGGAGGTGACCGCGGGATCGCTGCCGCCGGTGGTGCCGTGGCCGGTGTCGGCGAAGACCGCGCAGGCCCTGGCGGACCAGGCGACCGGCCTCCTCGGGAGAGTGGGCGACGCAGGGCTCCGGCCGGTGGACGTCGGCCACTCCCTGGCGGCCTCCCGCACCCTGTTCGAACACCGGGCGGTGGTCGTCGGCGACCCCGAGCGCGGCCTCGCCGCCCTCGCGGCGGGCGAGGAACACCCCGGCGTGGTGACCGGCGAGGCACGGACCGGCGGGCGGACCGCCTTCCTCTTCACGGGGCAGGGTGCGCAGCGGCTGGGGATGGGGCGGGAGTTGTACGCGTCCTTCCCGGTGTTCGCCGAGGCGTTCGACGCGGTGTGTGCGGAGGTCGACCCGCATCTGGGGCGGTCGTTGTGTGAGGTGGTGTGGGGTGAGGATCCGGAGGCGTTGAACGCGACGGCGATCACGCAGCCGGCGTTGTTCGCGCTTGAGGTGGCGTTGTTCCGGCTGGTCGAGGCGTGGGGCGTGAAGCCCGACGTGGTCGCCGGGCATTCGATCGGTGAGCTGGCCGCCGCCCACGCGGTGGGGGTGCTGTCGCTCGCTGACGCGGCCCGGCTGGTCGTGGCGCGTGGCCGTCTGATGCAGGCACTGCCCGCGGGTGGCGCGATGCTCGCCGTGCAGGCCACCGAGGACGAGGTGCTGCCGCTGCTGGGCGACGGTGTCGGTATCGCGGCGGTCAACGGGCCGGAATCCGTGGTCGTTTCGGGTGTGGAGGCTGCGGTCCTGGCCGTGGGTGAGCACTTCACCGCGGCCGGACGCAAGACCAGCCGACTGTCGGTGTCGCACGCTTTCCATTCCTCGCTGATGGGCCCGATGCTGGACGAATTCCGGGCCGTGGCAGGGCAGTTGACGTACGCCGAGCCGCGGATCGCGGTCGTGTCCACGGTGACGGGTGAGCCGAGCCAGGCGTGGCGGTCGCCCGAGTACTGGGTCGGGCAGGTGCGCGAGGCCGTCCGCTTCGCCGACGCCGTGCGCACCCTGGAACAACAGGGCGTGACCCGCTTCCTGGAGATCGGCCCCGACGGCATCCTCACCGGACTCGCCCAGCAGAGCGCCGCCTCCGAGAAGGCGGTCCTCGTACCCGCCCTGCGCCGCAGCCGCCCCGAGCCCGAAGCGCTGGTCGCAGCCCTCGCCCAGCTGCACGTGGACGGCGTACGCGTCGACTGGCAGGCGTACTACGCAGGCACCGGCGCCCAGCGCGTCGACCTCCCCACCTACCCCTTCCAGCGCACCCGCTTCTGGATCGACGCGGTGCGGTCGGCGACGGCCCACGCGCACCCGCTGCTCGGCGCGGTGGTGACCCTGGCCGACTCCGGCGGCGCCGTCCTCACCGGACGGCTGGCCGTCGCAGCGCAGCCGTGGCTCGCCGACCACGTGGTGCGGGACGCGATCCTCTTCCCCGGCTCGGGATTCGTGGAACTGGCGATCCGCGCGGGCGACCACGCGGGCTGCGACGTCCTCGAAGAGCTCGCTCTGCACGCGCCCCTCGTACTCCCCGAGGGCGGTGCCGTCGCCGTACAGGTGGTCGTCGGCGCGGCCGACGGGACCGGGCGCCGCACGGTCGGGGTGTACGCGCGGGACGAGAGCCTCCCGGACTCCGACTGGATCCTGCACGCGGAAGGCGTACTGGCAGAAGGCGCGGACACGCCCGCCTTCGACCTGGCCACCGCCTGGCCCCCGCCGGGCGCGGTTCCGCTCCCCCTCGACGGCGCGTACGAGGCCCTGAGCGCGCGCGGTCTCGCCTACGGGCCGGCCTTCCAGGGCCTGACCGCCGCCTGGCGGCTCGACGGAGCCGTCTACGCCGAGGTGACGCTGGGCCAGGACGTGGAGGCGCACGCGTACGGGCTGCACCCGGCGCTGCTGGACGCCTCGATGCACGCCGCACTGGTGGACGGCGCCGACGGCGACGACGGCGCCACGGTCCTGCCGTTCGTCTGGAAGGACGTCCGGCTGTTCGCGGCCGGCACCTCGGCGGCCCGCGTACGGATTTCCCGGCCCACCCCGCAGAGCCTCTCCCTGGAGATCGCGGACGCGGGCGGCGCCCCGGTCGCGGCGGTCGGCGGTGTCGTCGGCCGCGCCGTGGAGGAGTCCGGGACCGGCGGCCCTGCCGCGGACCCGCTCTACCGCGTCGTATGGCAGCCTGCGGCCGAAGCCGCCTCGCCGGGGGAGTGGACGCGGTGGGAGGACGTGCCCGCCGAGGGCCCGGTAGGCGACACGGTCGTCCTGGAGTGCGCGGTGACCGGCGAGGACGTGCCGTCCGCCGTCCACGCCCTCACCGGCCGGGTCCTGGAGGTGCTGCAGACGTGGCTGGCCGACCAGAGGTTCGCCGCGTCGACCCTCGTGGTCGTCACGCGCGGTGCGGTCGCGGTCGGTGACGGCGATCCGGTCGACGTGCGGCAGGCACCGGTATGGGGCCTGGTGCGGGCGGCGCAGGCGGAGAACCCCGGCCGGTTCGTGCTCCTGGACACGCAGGACGGGGCCGAGGGCTCCGGCCTCCTGCGGGCCCAGGGCGAACCGGAGTCGGCCGTGCGCGACGGCCGGGTACTGGTTCCCCGGCTGGTCCGGGTCGCGGCCGCGGCCGGACCCGAGACCGTGTGGGACCCGGACGGGACGGTCCTCATCACCGGCGGCACCGGCGGCCTGGGCGCCCTGGTGGCCGGGCACCTGGCGGCAGAGCGCGGGGTCCGGCACCTGCTGCTGGCCGGCCGGCGCGGCGCGGACGCGCCGGGCGTCACCGAACTCGTCGCCGGACTGGAGGAGTTGGGCGCGAGCGTCTCGGTCGCCGCGTGCGACGTGTCCGACCGGGACGCCCTTGCGGCGCTCCTGGCCGGGGTGGATCCCGCGCACCCGCTGCGCGGAGTCGTCCACGCGGCGGGCGTACTCGACGACGCGATGATCACCTCGCTCACCGCCGAACGCGTGACCGGCGTCCTCGCCCCCAAGGCGGATGCCGCCTGGCACCTGCACGAGCTGACCGAAGGCCTCGGCCTCACCGCGTTCGTCCTCTTCTCGTCCATCGCCGGCACCCTCGGCTCGACGGGACAGGGCAACTACGCGGCCGCCAACGCCTTCCTCGATGCCCTGGCCGCCCACCGCCGCTCCGGCGGACTCGCCGCCGTCTCCATGGCCTTCGGGCTGTGGGACACCGCGGGCGGCATGGGCACCCGGCTCGGCGCCGCCGAACTGGAGCGGATGCGGCAGGCGGGCACCCCCGCCATCCCAGCCGACAGCGGCCTCGCCCTCTTCGACGCCGCGCTGCGATCGGGCGCCGCCGCCACCGTGCCGGTCCGCCTGGACCTCGGCGTGCTGCGCGCGCACGCCGACGGGATCCCCGCCCTGCTGCTCGGCCTCGTACGCACCCCCGGACGCCGGACGACCCGTACCGGGTCCGGCTCCCCGGCACTGCGCGGCAGGCTCGCCGGTCTGAGCGGAGCGGACCGCGCCGCTGCCGTGCTCGACCTGGTCCGTACGACGGTCGCGACGGTCCTGGGACACGCCTCGGGCGACGCCATCGAACCCGGGCGCGCCTTCGACGAGCTGGGCTTCGACTCGCTGACCGCCGTCGAACTGCGCAACCGGCTCGACTCGGCCACCGGACTGCGACTTCCGGCCACGCTGATCTTCGATTACCCGACGGCCGAAGCGGCCGCGACGTACGTGCGGGAACTCCTGGACGGCACCCCGGACGCGGGCTCCGCGCAGGGGGCGGCCGTCGCCGTCCGCGCCACGGACGACGACCCGATCGTGATCGTCGGCATGGCCTGCCGCTACCCGGGCGGGGTGACCACGCCGGACGGCCTGTGGCGGCTGGTCGCCGACGGCGTGGACGCGATCGCCCCCCTGCCCGACGACCGGGGCTGGGACCCCGGCGTCTACGACCCGGAACCCGGCGTGCCGGGCAAGTCGTACGCCCGCGACGGAGGCTTCCTCTACGACGCGGCCGAGTTCGACCCGGCCTTCTTCGGGATCAGCCCGCGCGAGGCGCTGACCATGGACCCGCAGCAGCGGCTGCTGCTGGAGATCTCTTGGGAGGCCATCGAGCGCGCGGGAGTCGACCCGGGCGTACTCAAGGGCAGCCGGACGGGTGTCTACGCCGGTGTGATGTACCACGACTACGCGGGCGGCACGGCGGGCAGTCTCGTCTCCGGCCGGGTCGCCTACACCCTGGGGCTGGAGGGGCCCGCCGTCACCGTGGACACGGCGTGCTCGTCCTCGCTGGTCGCACTGCACATGGCGGCGCAGGCGCTGAGATCGGGCGAGTGCTCCCTGGCCCTGGCGGGCGGTGTGACCGTGATGTCCACGCCCGACATGCTCGTGTACTTCAGCGAGCAGCGCGGCCTGTCCATGGACGGCCGGTGCAAGTCCTTCGGCGCGGGCGCGGACGGTACCGGCTGGGGCGAGGGCGCCGGAATGCTGCTGCTGGAGCGGCTTTCGGACGCTCGGCGCAACGGGCACCCGGTCCTGGCGACGGTGCGGGGTTCGGCGCTGAACCAGGACGGTGCGTCGAACGGTCTGACCGCGCCGAACGGGCCCGCGCAGCAGCGGGTGATCCGCCAGGCCCTGGCGGACGCCGGTCTGTCGGCGGCCGAGGTGGACGCGGTGGAGGCGCACGGTACGGGCACCCGGCTGGGCGACCCGATCGAGGCGCAGGCGCTGCTGGCGACGTACGGCCAGGGGCGGGCCGAGGGGCAGCCGCTGTGGCTGGGCTCCGTCAAGTCCAACTTCGGTCACACGCAGGCGGCCGCCGGTGTCGCGGGCATCATCAAGATGGTGATGGCGATGCGGCACGGTGTGCTGCCGCCGACCCTCCACGCCGAGGAGCGCTCGGACCAGATCGACTGGTCGGCGGGTGACGTGGAACTGCTGACCGAGGCGCGCGAGTGGGACGCTACGGACCGGCCGCGCCGGGCCGCCGTCTCCTCGTTCGGGCTGAGCGGGACGAACGCGCACGTGATCGTCGAGGAGGCGCCGCGGGAAGCCGTGGCCGAAGCCGCCGGCGAGCCGGGGGCCGGACTGCCCGTCGTGCCGTGGGTGTTGTCGGCGAAGTCCGCGAAGGCGCTGGCCGGCCAGGCCGAGCGGCTGCTCGCGGTGGCGGACGCGTACCGCCCCGAGGACATCGGGCACGCACTCGCCACCTCGCGCGGTGCCATGGAGCACCGGGCGGTGATCGTGGGCGACGACCGCCCGGGTGCACTGGCGGCGCTGGCCGCGGGGCAGCAGTACCCGGGGGTGGTCAGCGGGGCGGTGGCGAAGGGCCGGACGGCGTTCCTGTTCACGGGGCAGGGTGCGCAGTGGCTGGGGATGGGGCGGGAGTTGTACGTGTCCTTCCCGGTGTTCGCCGAGGCTTTCGACGCGGTGTGTGCGGAGGTCGACGGGCATCTGGGGTGCTCGTTGCGTGAGGTGGTGTGGGGTGGGGACGCGGAGGCGTTGAACGCGACGGCGATCACCCAGCCGGCGTTGTTCGCGCTTGAGGTGGCGTTGTTCCGGCTGGTCGAGGCGTGGGGTGTGAAGCCCGATGTGGTGGCCGGTCATTCGATCGGTGAGCTGGCGGCGGCGCATGTCGCCGGTGTGTTGTCGTTGGCGGATGCGGCTCAACTTGTGGTGGCGCGTGGCCGTCTGATGCAGGCGCTGCCTGCGGGTGGTGCGATGCTGGCCGTGCAGGCCACGGAGGCGGAGGTGCTGCCGCTGCTGTCCGATGGTGTCGGTGTCGCGGCGGTGAACGGTCCGCAGTCGGTGGTGGTCTCGGGTGTCGAGGCCGGGGTGCTGGCCGTGGGTGAGCACTTCTCGGCGGCGGGTCGCAAGACCAGCCGTCTGTCGGTGTCGCACGCGTTCCACTCGGCTCTGATGGACCCGATGCTGGACGAATTCCGTTCCGTAGCCGATGGGTTGAGTTTCGCGGAGCCCCGTATCCCGGTGGTCTCCACGGTCTCGGGTGAGCTGTCGGAGGCGTGGCAGTCGCCCGAGTACTGGGTCGGGCAGGTCCGTGAGGCCGTCCGTTTCGCCGACGCGGTGCTCGCGCTGGAGCAGCAGGGTGTGACCCGGTTCCTGGAGATCGGCCCGGACGGGATCCTGACCGGCCTCGCCGCGCAGAGCCTGGACGACGCCGTGCTCGTCGCGGCCGTGCGCAAGAACCGCTCCGAGCCGGAGACCCTGGTCGCCGCCGTGGCCCAGCTCCACGTCCACGGCGTGGCCGTCGACTGGGAGGCGTTCCACGCCGGTACCGGCGCCCGCCGCGTCGACCTGCCCACCTACGCCTTCCAGCGCACCCGCTACTGGATGACGGCCCCTTCGGCGGCCGGCGGAACTGCCGACGCCGGGCAGGTCGCGATCGACCACCCCGTGCTGCGCGCCGCCGTCGAGCTGCCCGACGACGGGGGAGCGGTACTCACCGGCCGGCTGTCCGCGAGCAGCCACGGCTGGATCGCCGATCACGAGGTCCTGGGAAGCGTCCTGCTGCCGGGTACCGGCTTCGTGGAGCTGGCGGTACGCGCCGGCGACCAGGTGGGCTGCGGACTGCTCGAAGAACTCACCCTGCAGGCTCCGCTGATCCTGCCCGACCGGGGCGGCATCGCCGTCCAGGTCGTCGTCGGCCCGGCCGACGGGACGGGGCGCCGGACCGTTGCGGTCCACTCGCGCGCCGACGACCAGCCGGACCTGCCGTGGACCCGCCACGCCGAAGGCGTGCTGTCCTCGCCGCCCGCCGATGCCGGGGAGGCGCTCACCAACTGGCCGCCGACGGGAGCCGAGGCGCTTCCCGTGTCCGCCGCCTACCCGGACCTCGCCGCCGTCGGCTATCACTACGGGCCGACGTTCCAAGGCCTCAAGGCGGCCTGGCGGCTGGGCGACGCCCTCTACGCCGAGGTCGCCCTGCCGGAGCGGGCCCACGAGGACGCCGCCCGGTTCGGGCTCCACCCCGCCCTGCTCGACGCGGCCATGCACGTCGGCCTGCTCGGCATTCCGGGCCGCGAAGGCGGCGGACAGACCCTGCTGCCCTTCGCCTGGAACGGTGTCGCACTGCATGCCCCGGGAGCCAAGGCCCTGCGGGTGCGGATCACCCCCGTCGCCCAGCAGGACGGCCTCTCGCTCACCGTCGCCGACGAGCACGGCAATCCCGTGCTGTCGGTCGAGTCCCTGCTCTCCCGGCCCGTGTCGCCGGAACAGCTGACCGCCGGCACCGGAAACGCGCTGCTCCACGTGGAGTGGCAGCCCGCGCCGCCGCCCGCTCCGGCCGCCGCGCCCGAGGCCGTGGTCCTGGACTGCGCCGAGGTGCCGGCCACCGCCGACGTGCTGGCGGACGTACGGACCCACGCGCAGCGGGTCCTGACAGCGGTGCAGGAGTGGCTGGCGGACGACCGCGCCGAGGGCGCGGTGCTGGCGGTGGTCACGCGGGGTGCGGTGGCCGTCGGCGACGGAGAAGCCGTCGATGTGCGGCAGGCTCCGGTGTGGGGTCTGGTGCGCGCGGCGCAGGCGGAGAACCCGGGCCGGTTCGTGCTGGTGGACACCGACGGGTCGGTCGATCTCGGCGCGGCCCTGTCCCAGGGCGAGCCGGAGTCGGCCGTACGCGCCGGTGGACTGCTGGTTCCGCGGCTGTCGCGGTTGACGGCCGACGCGGATGACACCGGGCCCGCGTGGGACAGCACGGGGACGGTTCTGATCACCGGCGGTACCGGCGGCCTGGGCGCCCTGGTGGCCCGCCACCTCGTCGCCGAGCACGGGGTGCGTCATCTGCTGCTGGCCGGCAGGCGGGGCGCGGACGCGCCCGGCGTCGGCGAACTCGTCGCCGACCTGACGGGGGCGGGTGCGCGGGTCGCGGTCGCGGCCTGCGATGTCGCGGACCGGGAGGCGCTCGCCGCCCTCCTGGACGGTGTGGATCCGGCGGCTCCGCTGTCGGGTGTGGTGCATGTCGCGGGTGTCGCGGACAACGGTGTGGTCGGTGCGCTCACTCCCGAGCGCATGGACGCCGTGCTGCGTCCGAAGGCGGACGCGGCCTGGCATCTGCACGAGCTGACCCGGGGCCTGGACCTGTCGGCGTTCGTCATGTTCTCGTCGGCGGGCGGTCTGGTGCTGGCGGCCGGTCAGGGCAATTACGCGGCCGCCAACGTCTTCCTCGACGCGCTCGCGGCTCACCGCCGCGCGGAGGGGCTGGCGGCCACCGCGATGGCCTTCGGCCTCTGGGACGTCAGCACCGGCATGGCCGCCCACCTCACCGAAGCGGACCTGGAGCGCATGCGCCGCGCCGGCACGCCCGCCCTGTCGGAGGAGGAAGCGCTCGCCCTGTTCGACGCCTCACTGGCGTCGGGCAGGCCGGTGACCGTCCCGCTCCAGGTGGACACGGCCGCGTTGCGTACCCGGAGTGACGAACTGCCCGCCTTGCTCCGGGGGTTGGTCCCGGCCACGCGCAAGCGGGCCGCGGCGGGGCCGGCGTCCACGGGCGGCGCCCCGCTGGCCGACCGCATCGCAGGGCACGACGAGGAGGAGCGGAATCGGATCATCCTGGACGTCGTACGGGGCCACGCGGCGGCCGTACTCGGTCACGCTTCCGGCGACGCCATCGAACCCGACCGTGCCTTCGGCGAGTTGGGCTTCGACTCGCTCGGCTCGGTCGAGCTGCGCAATCAGCTGAACGCGGCCAGTGGGCTGCGGCTGCCCGCCACGCTGATCTTCGACTATCCGAGTGCGGCGGAGGTCGCCGCCTACATCGCCGAGCGCCTCGTGCCCGCCGTACCCGCATCGGGGGTGGAGTCCGACCTGGAAAGGCTGGAGTCCCTCCTGATGACCGCCGCCCCGCCCGCCGGCCCCGGCAGGGCGCGGCTGGCCGAGCGGCTGCGGGAGCTGGCCGGCCGGCTCGACGGACCGTTGATGGACGCCCAGGGGTATGCCACGCCGGAGATCCCGGACCGTGGCCAGGAGGACCTGAACGAGGTCACCGCGGACGAGCTGTTCGACATCCTCGACAACGAGCTCGGCACCCCCGCGACCCCCTGA